One genomic segment of Rubripirellula amarantea includes these proteins:
- a CDS encoding DUF1801 domain-containing protein has translation MKTNVHSVSEYLQLLPDERQAVVAKLRKVVRENLPRGFTECINYGMIGYVVPHSRYPSGYHCDPSLPLPFVNLASQKNYVAVYHMGMYADVDLLDWFVAEYPRHCSRKLDMGKSCIRFKKIDEIPYELVGKLAAKMSVAKWIKIYESQVLNGAK, from the coding sequence ATACCTTCAATTGCTTCCCGACGAGCGACAGGCCGTTGTTGCGAAGTTGCGGAAAGTAGTCCGAGAGAATCTCCCACGCGGATTCACGGAGTGTATTAACTACGGGATGATCGGTTACGTGGTTCCGCACTCGCGATATCCATCGGGGTATCACTGCGACCCTTCGTTGCCCTTACCGTTTGTGAACCTAGCGTCCCAGAAAAACTACGTCGCGGTTTATCACATGGGCATGTACGCGGACGTGGACTTGTTGGATTGGTTTGTGGCGGAATACCCACGCCATTGTTCTCGGAAGTTAGACATGGGGAAATCGTGCATTCGTTTTAAGAAGATCGATGAAATCCCGTACGAACTAGTGGGCAAATTGGCGGCCAAGATGAGCGTCGCAAAATGGATCAAGATTTACGAGTCTCAAGTCCTCAATGGAGCGAAATAG
- a CDS encoding VOC family protein: MQFRYTILYVEDVAQTLDFYTLAFGVERKMLHESGDYGELSTGDTTLSFSSKKLMTQLGKHPGNVDSASPIFEIAFETDDVPAALQRATKAGAKLIQDAETMPWGQTIAYVLDNNGFLVEICTAVGQ, translated from the coding sequence CCTCTATGTTGAAGACGTTGCCCAAACCCTCGATTTCTACACCTTGGCGTTCGGCGTTGAACGCAAGATGCTTCACGAATCCGGTGACTACGGCGAATTGTCGACAGGCGATACGACTCTATCGTTTTCTTCCAAGAAGCTCATGACGCAACTGGGAAAGCATCCGGGCAACGTCGACTCCGCATCTCCGATATTCGAGATTGCCTTCGAAACCGACGATGTACCTGCCGCATTGCAGCGAGCGACCAAGGCCGGAGCGAAGCTGATTCAAGATGCCGAAACCATGCCATGGGGACAAACAATCGCCTATGTCCTGGACAACAACGGATTCCTCGTCGAAATTTGCACCGCAGTTGGACAATAA